ATTGTCGCAGCCTATATTTGGTCTGATGTTTTTTATTTGTTCACTGGCTCGGAATATGATGCTGATAGGCAGATTAATCGGCAGAGTAATTTAGGAAGTGTGTCACAAACCTTGGAACCAATTGAATTTGCATCCCCAAAAGTAAATCCTTTCGCGATTAGGACAACTTCATCAGTTCCAACAACACAAAAAAAGAACGAGACTCGCTCTCATAAACCTCCACCTGCTTCAACAAAACTGAGCGAATTATATACTTTGATTGGGGCAGTAAATCGACCTCCATATTCACAAATTGTTCTTCGTGATCGACAAGGAAAAAGCACTGTTATGGGTTTGGGCGATAGTCTTAGTACATGGCAAATTACGATTATCGTTGCCGATTTTGCAGAATTTAGAAGCGGCAAATTTGTAGATACTTTGTTTTTGGTAGATTAATATGATTAATCTGAAAAATCAAAAAGGCTCGGTTTTGGTTACGGCACTGGTTTCAGTTGCGGTTCTTCTCATTTTGTTTTTATCGGCATTCAGTTATGGGATCGGTCGTTACAGCGTCCATGTTAAAAACCAGCATAAGATTCGGGCTCAATATTTGGCTGAATCCGGGATTAACCGCGCAATTCATCTGCTGGAGAATAATACAACCAAGATTGAAGAATTACATAAAGATTCGCTTCATGTTATAGTAGAAGATATTGGTAGCTTTACCGTTACCTGTCGGCCTTATGGCGGGTATCAACTTTTTAGCTCAATGGGGAAATCCGGAAGCCAGCAATCCAAGCTAACTGCAATTATCGGTATAGGTAACTCGCATTATACACAATATGCTATAACTTTGACCGATGAAAACTATCCGCTGACAGCAACCGGCCACACAAAAATAACCGGTGATATTTTGACAGGAAATGTTCATTTAACCACAGGCCAAATAGACGGACGGGGAATTTATGATAAACAATTTCATGTCGGAAGGCATTTGATTGACCCTGTCGCATCGAAACTTAAATTATCAACCAGGTATCTACTGGATTACAAAGAATACGTTTTTCAAGAATTAAAAGATGATGCACACCGTGTGACGACTTCACTACTACTAAATGCGGGCGACGAAGATTTCCTGAAAGAGAATCCTGTAGTTTATATAGAGGGTAATCTTGAGATTAATGGGTTGAAATTTAGCGCCAAAGATGAAACCGTTACAATCATGGTCAATGGTATGGCAGAAATCCGAGGCAATAGTCGATTGGAGGGCTTTATAGAGATATTGGCTGGGAAATGTATCCTAATAAATGATAGTTCAGTTATTTCAGGTGGTGTCTGTTACGGTGAAGATAGCCTTGTATTAAGCGATGATGTTTGGTTTTCAGGTCAGGCTATTACTGAAACTAATCTAATCGTCCGCGATAAGACATATATCAATTATCCTTCTCTGCTTTTATCTCTGGGGGATATTGAAAGAAATCAAATCGACCATGCCGTAACTCTAAGTACAAGATATCCTATTTCAGCCTTGTGCATACTTATCTCAGAAGATACGCTGATAAATTACCCGCATGAGAATATCTACGTTGATACAGGTTCTTCAGTCAGAGGTATCTTATGTTCATCTGATTATATTGATCTCAGAGGAAAAGTAATTGGGAGTGTGATGACAAGGAATTTCTGGTATGCCCAGCCACCGACAACATTTATCAATTGGCTTCGCGATATCAACATTAATCATGCAGAATTAGATTACAATCCGGTAATGCCGTTTGTTATTGACTCAATTTCAAATTATGGAATACTTGCAATGGATTACAGAAAATGACTACTAATATCATTAAAAATCAGGATGGTGTGACAATAATTGAAGTCCTTGTCGGGGCGGTTGTTTTTATGATTGGTTTTTCGATATTGGTTTTTATGCTTAACCAAATGATTTCAAATTATTCGGTAAATGATTTGACCTCGGCTACTCGACTGGCAAGTAAATCGATGGAAATGACAATCACATATCAGGATACGATTTCTTACGACTCCACAATTAATGTTTCGAATATTGATTTTGGAGTTAAAAAAACAGTTCAAATTGATAATGATCTGGCAAAGATTTATATCAATGTTGCCAGGAGTTCAACCAAAAAGGAATTGTGCAGTCTTTATGGCGAGTTCATTTTTCGACAAAATTAAGAACATACGCGGCCTGACATTGATGGAATTGGTGGTATCATTGGGTTTGGTGGCGATTCTAATGGTTGTTTTTGTTTCAGGTAATATTTTTGTTCATAAAATGTTGAAGAACTGGTCATCGGGCAATATCTTATCGGAAGAG
The sequence above is drawn from the Candidatus Zixiibacteriota bacterium genome and encodes:
- a CDS encoding prepilin-type N-terminal cleavage/methylation domain-containing protein, which codes for MTTNIIKNQDGVTIIEVLVGAVVFMIGFSILVFMLNQMISNYSVNDLTSATRLASKSMEMTITYQDTISYDSTINVSNIDFGVKKTVQIDNDLAKIYINVARSSTKKELCSLYGEFIFRQN